acgtGTTAGAGGAaaaataagtttttttttaaatttaaatatatCAAGTGTGGACTAAAAATGATGTGTATAAGAATATACACATACAAGAACATAATTCTGGATGTTTCTTATTTATAAAATAGCtaacaatattgtttttaaaatgattatttaaaaaaataaaataatatatatatatatatatatatatatatatatatatatatatatacttggGGCAAGAGGAGAGGTACACTCTGGACTGGTTGCCAACCAATCAAAGCGCACAGACAATAATCACAGTCACATTCACACCCAAAGACATTTTAGACCTATCATGCATGTTTAaatgttctatttttatttttatagccAATCTATCTGTATTGTACATTGCTTGAGGTGTACACTCGGGACTTGCCAGCCAGTCCGGTGGccaaattaaacttttttttttttaacttaaataATCACATATGCAATTAAGGTGAACTGAcactaaataaaacaaagcacacCAACACAAACACTGAATGCTTCTTTTGGAAAACAGATGTATTTGATTATTATTCGAGTAAAGAATTACAGTATCTTAGAGTTTTTGTTAGTAGGTATTAAAGTGTAGCGAAACTGGACCCATTAAAGATCTTCCACCTTTCCGAGAAAGTGCATGTAACAGTCCGAAAGGTTTGTCAAACcccaatatatttatatttataaaaaaaaaaaaaaaaaaacactatcatttttgtgtgtccaccggacttcttcttcttgacatTTATGTACATCATCTTTTGGGGGCTCTTGAACACGACACTTTAGCAGCACTGTGGAGAACGATTGGCTGTTTCTGTTCCAAACATCGGGGGAGGCCGTGGGTGGTGGGGTTATGGAAGTAAACATAAAAAGTAGCAAGAAACATCAAAATgtccatgttttgttttccttaaaTAATGCGTGGGGcgtggaaggggggggggttctgtgaACACACGTCAAACCGTCTACAAGATCAGTGTACAATATTTACAGCATTTTGCATCTTACAGGCAGACGTCATATCTATACGGAGACacggaaaaaataatttaatgccAGGGTCAGTATCTATCACACGTCGTCTTTAGAAGaagcacacgcacgcgcgcgcacacaaacgcacacacatctGGTCTAATTGTTATAATGTTTTCCACTGCGTCTCAAGCACGGTTATAGTCACTAATAAATAAGCTCCCGGGAACTATAACATGTACATTGTACAAAACAGACTTGTCTTCACAGTTCTGGTAGTGTCTCTGCGTGTCTAATTCGTGACGATTTCTTTGTTGTCCTCCATGAATCGCGTAAACCTGAAGTGGGCGCCGTTCTCCGTGCCGGCCATTCGCTCCAGGCCGGCCAGGGCGGCGTTGGGTTCGGCGCTGTGGAGTTTGTCCAGGCTGCCCGTTAGGCCGCCGATGGGCGAGCTGCCGCCGTTGCCCACGCCGGCGCCAGACATGGGCGGCAGGCCGCCGCCCTGGATGACGGAGATCTCGTTGGCCTTCATGGCCAGGCCGCTGGAGAAGGCGGCGGCGTACTGGTTCCAGAAGCTGGCTGGGTCGCCGGCGCCCACCCGCGACACCGCCGCAGGGTCCTTCTGGAAGATTTCCGGGAACTTGACGGGGTTGGCGCCCAGAAAGGCCATGGGGCCGTCCACTGAGAGCCGGCGCCCGCGTCGGGCGGGGGCGCTGTTCCACATGTGGGTGCCCATGTGGACCTGCGAGGAAAAATCAGGGATTGAATAAAGGCCCAAACTAAATCAAACTAAAGtggacattttaaaactttcaaAAGTTTGACCTGTCTTTGACCTGTCACATTACAGGATCGTGAATTTGCCGTTCTTGTTACATAAGTAAAATCGACCCGTTTAAAAGGAatctagcaaaaaaaaaaaaaaaagcatttcatagaagaattatattttaagaaacctggcaaaaatatttgacatcccccccaaaacaattgaataaaatatgcccttatttatttttgttgaaatatttttaaaatgttttaatgtgcAACTCCCTccttgagcattttttttttctccacatacGCGAGCCCATGTGGAACAACACAGACGCGGAGGAGGGTGGATCAGGAATGCAAATGAGAGATGAtgcaatggaaaaaataatagcAATGATACCGCACTGCACATGAAACCGGCTTCACACCCAGGATGCAGTGAGGCGCTTCACTGCGTGTGGTGGTAAACATCTTATTTTGGGGAGGCCGCTTGGTCTGAGCCCTAATATGCTGCTCTCACGCGGGATTTGCAGGCTTGGGCGGAAAATTACACTGTCTGCTTtcattgctgctgctgtggcaCCATCAAGTTTTTCCAACAAGATACAAGAATGTTAACAACACATGATGTCGACTAAAACGAATTATTCACggcaaattttgaaaatcaagCACTTACTTTGCTATCCCAGAAATTTTCACGGGTCAGATTTAATTGtccaaaaatgaatgaatgacaaaaCTGAACACTAGTATTAATTGGGCAGTCATTATTtcctgcaaatatttttttgaataaattgaaaatttgttttctgttgcTTTAGCATTTTGTGGAAACAGTTTATTTTATCAGTTATCGGGCAGGTAGCTCCCAACTTGTGACCAGTTTTAAAGTTTAAATCAAGATataaatatttctttaaatTAAGAAATAGGCTAAAATGCAGacgttttttaaaataattctatgtattttttccagattattttaacatttaaaaaacaacccaCTTACATGATTTGTTAAATATATTAAGTCTGACACCAAAGTTACAGAAGGGgctacatacatttttttttgaaaagcatCTACTCATTCGCAACAATACTTTATCACTCATATTTAACCTCCAAAATTGTGTGGGTGTGCATTGTGTGGGAAAAAGTGAATGAAGTGTGTAGTTGCAGTAAATATTGCCTGAATCGCAACGGGTTAGTAGTGTGttctctttgtttgttttggagaaTTAAACATGCAGCGGGGTCAGACTGACCCACGAACATTCCTGGTGTAGCAAAGAAGCAAACATAACAAACATGTAAGTGACTCTAATTCCCATCAGCAATTTGGTTTAACCCCTGTCACCGTGATTTATCCCCTCATTCGTCACCACTCATCATTACAAGTCATTTTCTAATCGAGAGAGCGAAATTATTTCACAGCAGACAGGAAACCGATCACTATTGTGACGTCAGGTCCGTTCTtacttttgaaaaacaaaaaaaacaaaaaagcagacCGGTCTCACATTGTGAAGGCGAGTGGCAAACTCATTGGTGCAATTATTTAGTCTATTTTGTTTCGATAACAAACTGAATCCTGAAGCGAACTTCAGTCTTATGATTTTTGTGAGCATACCTTGAGGTTTCCTTTGGTGGTGAACGCACGGCCACAGATGCTGCAGGCGAAGGGCTTCTCGCCGGTGTGCGTCCGCTCGTGGATCTGCAGGGCGCTAGATGAGGAAAAGCACTTGCCGCAGGTGTTGCAGAAGTGTTGCTTGGGCGTCCGGCGGGGCGGCGCGGCCGACAGCACCGGCGAGGTGGAGGCGGACGACGTGACCATGCCCGCAGCGGCCGCTACGGAAACGACAGCGGAGGGGGCGGAGTGGTCCTTGGCCTCCGGGTGGAGGCATTGCAGGAAGCCGTTGAGTTCCGGCTTTCCCAGGGAGCTGACGGACAGCAGGGAGGGCGTGGGGCTGGAGGACACGCTGGTGTTGGAGGGCTCGAAGAGCTGCGAGGGCAGGTCTCGCATTTGATGGGTGAGCATGTGCTGCTTGAGGTTGCCCTTGGTGGAGAATCCCCGGTTGCAGGCCGTGCAAATGAAAGGTCGCTCTTTGGTATGGCTTCGGTAGTGGATGTCCAAGGCACTCTGACACGCAAAGGTCTTCCCGCAGATGTCGCAAGATGTATTCCTGGCTATGCTGCGCTCGCGGAAGGGGAAAATCATGCCCAGGGGGTCCTTGGAAGCGTTGACCGACGTCAGGTCCAAGGCTCCGATGTTGGAGGGGTGAGGGTGTAGGAGGGTGCTGTGCTCCATGGAGAATGCCCTCTGGTGCCTTTCTTCCAAGCCTGGCGATCTGCGGGGCTGCGGCGGCATGCCCGCGGGGGAAGGAGCCTGCATGGAGGAGGTAGATTCGGACACAGCTGGACTACCCACACTTTGGCATTCCACGTCCCCGCCGAGAGACGAGGAGTCGTTGGTGAGACAATCCCCCTCTGTCAAGCCGTTAGACATGGCTTTGAGTTCTCGCAGCTCCTCCGCGTCCATACACTGGGGGTTGTCTCGTCCTTCGGCATAGAGAGCGACTGGGGAGTCACACAGGCTGTCGTGGGAAGCGTCTGCCGACCTGGGCGTGTCGGGCACACTGCTGTCGGGACCCTCCTCCATCCCCTCCATGTTGTCGTCTGAGAAGTTGTCCAGGTCGTCAAAGTTTCTCTCGTCAAACGAGCCGGTGTCAGATACCATGGATTCCGGGTAGTTCTCGGGCAAAGGGTTGTTGGGTATCTGTCCGCCCATGTGCATGCGGATGTGCTGCTGTAGCACCACGGCGTTGGTGAATTTCTTCTGACATATCGGGCACGAGTGTTGAACTCGAAGAGGAGGCATGGCCCTGTGGACGCTGTAGTGGGTCTTCAGGTTCCCCTTGGTGGTGAAGGCTCTTCCACAAATCTTGCACTTGAAGGGCCTCTCCCCTGTGTGAGTGCGATAGTGCATCTTCAGCGCGCTCTGACAACTCAGCACCCGATGGCATATGACGCACTCGTTGGGGTCCGTCACCTTCCTGTCAATGTTCTCCACAAGCTGCTGCAGCTTGGATGTCTCTGAGCCGTGGAGGGGATCCAGAATACCTCCAAAGGGGAATTTTGCCTTGAACTGGTCCGACATGAGAGGCATGAGCGGGTTGGTCAACATCGGCGGGCTGTTGGACGTGGTGTACTCGGTGGCGCCCTCGGCAGCAGAGCTGACGTTGGTCACGAAGCCTGAGGAATGGCTGCCTTCTTCAGTTTTTCCGTTTGAGGTAGGCAGAGTTGCCCCTTCGCCCTCTTCAGACGCTCGGGTACTTTTAGCTGAAGGCTCAGAAGAACCTGAGTCACTTGTAGTCGAAGGAACCGGAAGGTTAGTTATGGCTATCGAGTGATCTTCCTTTTTAATGAAATGGGGCAGGCTGGGCATGGTCGGCGGCAGCAGCATGCCGACCGAGGAAGTCAGAGTGGGCAAGATGGGTTTGCTGTCCAGCCAACTGGTGACCGGCTTCTCCGGGGGCATGGACATGCCGTAGGGAATGCCGGTGCTCGTTGGGATGTTGTCCAAATGCTCGGGAACGGGGTACGGGTTCATCTGGATGTGCGGGTACTTTTCTTTATGGCGCTGGAAGTGCACCTTCAGGTTGCCCCGGGTGGAGAAGCGGTTGCCGCAGATGTTGCACTTGTACGGCCTTTCGCCGGTGTGCGAGCGCAAATGGATCTGCAAGGCACTGTCGCTACCAAACACCTTGCCGCAAAACCTGCACTTATGCTTGAAGAAGGCCTCTTCCGAGCTGCTCTTGGTCTCAAACGACGCGACGTTGGGCACCTTGCCTTTTCGCTGCTGCACCAGATTTGCCAAAGAGTTGAGGTCCTCGACGGTGGTGCCGACACTCGGAAGCGAACTGGAGAACATGGGGTTTCCTGGCGGGGGCTGAGGTAGAAGGGGATTCACCGCCGAGCTGAGCAAGCTACCAATCCCGAACGACGGGGTGGTAGACTTGGCCAGCGGGGTGTTAGTGACGTGACACGGCCTCTTCTCAGGGGGTTGGGAGTTGCCTGTTGACGGCACCAGGGTGCTAATGCTCTGAGATGTCTCACTGCTGCTCGGGTTGGACTGAGGTAGCTGTGCCGCAGCAGCGAGCTGCTTCAGGCTGCTAATGCTGGCTGACTGACTAGCCAGGTTCTGCGCGAGGCCCGCGGCTGCGGCCAGCTGTTGCGAGAGATGGGAGCTCAGGGTGGCCAGTGGACTGGCGGCGGCGGGTCCCATAGTGCCCGGAGCTGAGGTCGGGGGCACTTGCATTTCTGGGGACTGGGAGGCCAGATGCAGTATTTGGTGGCGGATCTGCTCAATGAGCTGCAGCTGATggatctgctgctgctgcagggcGAGGAGCTGCTCCATCAGGGCGGGCACCGCCACTCTGGGACCCCCAGAGGTGCGTGCCTCCTGGGAGAACTGGGCCACAGCCACTTTGGTGCTCTGCAGGTTTTCGATGATGACGTTGCTGTTGATCATGGAGAAGTTGCCCAGCTCAGCCAGGTTGCCGAGCTGAGGCAGAGGGGCTGAAATTGCGGAAGTACCTACGGCGGGCCCGGCAGTGGCCTTCCCGCTGAAGCTGCTCGCCGCATTGCTGGGGCTTCCACTCTCAGCTTGGCTGCATTCCTCTTCTTGACCGCTGCTCATCCCTGAAACATCCACATCCATGGATTCGTCTTTTTCCAGCGCGGCGAGTTCAGAGAGGTCGCCGCACTCTGTCTGATCAGTGTTATTAGCAGTGTCATTCATCTGGTCGTCAGGATTAAGAGAAGGGGAACCGGGTGAGAAAGATCCAGCGGGAGAGGCTGGACTTTCATTCACAATTAGGACTAGCTGATTCTTAGTGCAATTCTTCTGGTGCTCCTCGAGCTCGCAGAGTTCAAAGAACTCGGCGCAACATCTGTTGCAGACGTGGGCGTCGGACTCCTTGCAGGGGGGGTCCTCGAAGCAAAGTTCTGTGtcccctgcaaaaaaaaaaaaaaaaaaaagaagaagaggaggaggaaacaggATTAGCGATCAGAAATGTTTTGCAGCCAAAGCGGCGGCTTTATCTCCTAAAGTTCCATTGTTGCTAATCTTAAGTTAATCAGTTTTACACTTATCCCCTTGATGtgttcacccaaaaaaaaacagatatcgaaaaagcaacaataagCTATAAGCAATGAGAAAAAAGGGTGCAGTGGTCGCTGAAACAAGATAAGAGAGGATATAAAATCAATGAGAACTACTCACATATCGCTTAAAAGTGATGTTTGAAGATGTACATCAGGCCGCGGCAAAAGTAATCATTTTCTTCAGATAATCCATCAAAAATATAGAACAGAGTGCAGCGAGGGCGCGGCTAGGACCCTTTAATGAAATTTCATAGAAACTCATTGATTTCCAATACAGCGCTTCAAAGTCTGCTTGTCCACTCTGCGCCAATCAAGCAGTGGACGGACTTATTAGACTTTCAATTCGCTGTCAACTTTGCTCATTTTCAGCCCGACGTCGCCATTTCGGACAGGTTATCGGTACGGCTAAATGCGTTTGAGAGGATTGAGGccgaacaagaaaaaaaaaaaaaaaaaaaaaaaaaagaatggggGGGAAATATCCACACAGAGAATGGTAATGCTGTTAAATAGTTTGAAGGAGTATGATTGAATTACCTTAAACCGGTAAAACATCCCGTTTGACAAATCACAAGACGCGTCACATGACTAACGctcaaactacaaaaaaaaaaaaaaaagaccgaaGATCAAAAAAGATCTTAAAACTATCCAAAGTAAGAGATAAGTCATTGAAAGTGCGCCGTCAATGGTGCTGCTGGAATTCTCAAACTCATTTTGCATTCTTTGCCCCTCTTTTGTCGAAATCTGTTTAACATACAAGTTGCTttacaaattgcatttttctaTGAATCCCTTTCATTGCGACTGAGCCCCCTTCTGCCTCgcaccctcctcctccccattCTGGAGACTTTCATCAGGGCCAAGAATTCATTTGCAAATGAAACCCTGCAGAAGTgcaccccctcccctgcccCACAGCGAGACAGGATGCCTCCCCATTGTTCACGCAGCATGGGAGCGGCGGGGATGATCGGCCGGCCGGTTGGTCGGGACCCCGGCCCCCCGAGCTCATCCCCGGGGCCGGGTCCCACTCCGAAGCGCACTCAAAGGGATTATATCTTCCCTCGGTGTTCTTCAGCGCCGCCAGACAGCAGATAACCGCAAAGTTGCCATGACAATAAACCCCCCGGCCCGAACGCCGGCCAACTATGCAAACACACGCCATAACTTTTCACGGCAAATCTCCCACTTTTGAATAGAACACGCAGAGCTTTGCTTGAGAGTTAATTTTGGGAAGacaaataagaaaatgaaaaggacacggaaatggaaaaaaaaactgtcaaaaaTGTGAGAAATTTTAGAAAACCAAACTAAATGAATGTGTGTAAGGAAAAATGATGAGAATCTGTCATGTacttaaatcaataaattcagcttttttttttttttttaaccaaatgGGGTCACTACATTTTTGGAGAATATTTATTCGACATTCATTTCCGATATAAGGGTTTTGAAATTTAatgcaaatgttatttttgttattaagtcaacaaaaacataacattACAGGTAATaagctttttcttctcttattttctgatctttttaatgtattttcaatttttgtaCACGTGCTTAAATGTTACAAGGAATTAAACGCTAATTACAATACAGTACAAatacattatattttttaacatttagtCACGAAAAAAGCTGACTTGAAATTGATTCAAATTGAAttcttgtttttccattttacaaAACGATAAGATACGTTTGATTGATACTTTCCATCAACCGACGTTCCTAGATGGCGACTTTGCGCTACGTTTAAATTAAACAAGATTTgagcacaaacaaaataaaagaaaagaggTTAGTTatattaacagcattgtgtTATCTTTTAAAAGCATGTGAGTTTTAATCTACACTTTGTGTCCAAAGTGTGCTATTTTACTTGAGCAAACAATCAAAGCTTTGTGTCAAACTGTtaggacaaaaaaatagaaatcaatGCTGGAGCACAGGACATGGCGCAGATGCTAGCATTAGGCTTAATTCCCAAAATAGCAGGGATTAAGTTCGAATTAAAATTAAGAATCAAGCTAAAGCTGCCGCGAGGAGGATGCGCTGTTTATGAATCATAGTAAAGAAggcctcaaaaaaaaaaaaaaaaagacgaaggaaaaagaagaagaaggagtgGAGATTTGAAGCAGGCGAGATCctacattgtgtttttttagggGCGGCTTGGGAGCTCCACATCGCACTCAACACCAGATGGAGGTCCAGCAAAAACCATCATGGTCCAGTCTGGCCACGCAGGAGGACACTGGCGGAGCTGTGGTCCGGTGTCATGCTTAAGGCAAatggaggaagggagggtATGGGCTAACACCCCCCAACCAAATGACAAACACTTTCTTGTTTGCAggggcacacaaaaaaaaaaagaaagaagagaacGAAGGAGGGGGGTTGCCCTTGCCAATTCCCCCCCAGGGGGCCACTCTGATAGGGGCTAAATATTGATAAGAGCCTCACTTAAACGCTTAATAGAAGGAGAAAAAGAGTGTCAGGGCCTGGCTCGGGCCGCCTGCGGTTCCGACTAGTCGGGTCAATGGCGACCTGAAGTGGATCTCACTGGGCCCTGAACCCTGAGCACCCcttacacacactcacacacacacacgcacagggCCCTGAACCCCGGTCGCCCCTCACATAGAGGGACACTGGCAAAGGTTAAAACAGCACagcaccaacacacacacgcacacacacaaatcttgACACACTTTTTAACCCTCATTCTTTGGggtgtgtgaaaaaaaacatttttacaaattctAATttacaaatctttttttaattttacagaAGCATTACGTTGAATCCAAGTGACGTATTTTGCACGTGACAGAAACTCAATAGTCTTAAAGCACATACTTAAATTAAAAGCAAGTTTAATTTGGGCAGAACAGTAGAATATTATAACACGAATGTGCATTTAAAGCAACTCCAGAAATGTGACATTCATACGTTGTTTTAAATTGCACTTTAAAATCCACATATTTTGCACGTTAATACTTTGAATTTaactaaaaaatgaaattttaacAACATACGTTTTGCTCAAATATGGCTTTTTCTGTGGAAAAAACATTACCTTTAAACTCCCGTAACTTTTATCCCCGAATTTATCTGCACTTTTATTCACAAGTatgacaaattattattttaaatatacacatatcgacatgaaaaaaaacttcactGATCGAACGAATCGGATCACATTTTTGACCATCAACGCAACATTTGACACGATTATTTCCTGATGTCATAAATTACGGCACTGTAAAAATCCCACTGTTTTCCTTTATGTAACCAAAAACGGACTTATTTGAGTCAACAATTCTTTTAACTGTCTgagcgcgcgtgtgtgtgtgttgtgtatgtatgtgtgtgtgtgtgtgtgtgtgtgactcacGCTGAGTAAGACTTTTTAATATCTAAAAGGACGATGAGCAAACTGTCTTGTTATGTGCATTAAGACGAATGCAAGCAAACACGTTCAGTTTGTACGTTTTTAAGACGACAAAGAAGCTTTAGCACACTTTTTGAATGagtttgtgtgcgtgagtgaCTTCGCCGGGGTGGTCCGAGCCGGTTGAAGAGGGTTCGCTTTAaaacccaaaaataaaattataaagtttttaaaaacacgTTAAGTTGCacaaataaaactaaatttaaaaaaacaagtaagTTAACATAATTGGAGCGgcgatgtgtgtgcgtgttcttTAGAACTatgcattaaaataaaaaagtgaatcTATTAAAGTAGGAGGGATGCTGGTGGAGCGCAGGAAGAGGGGCCGGTGCTACTCACCATTGTGGCCGGCTCCGGGTAGCTGAGTGTCGGACTGAAAGTGTTGCGGCTTGGCTTGTTTCCTGCGCGACATGCTGGCTGGCACATGGGGCAAACACCAAGCGAAGAAGAGACGAGGAAgaccaagaagaaaaaatgaaacgaGGGGGCCCTCAAAATTTCACGCGCATCGAGCCCATCCAACGCGCATGTGCCACGTTATGATTATCAATAATGCCTCGCGATTAATCAtacgggagggagggagggagggaggtggaCGAGGAGGGGCTGGTaaggaaggaggagggaggggggttcTTTGAAAGGCGATTGGCACCTCGCCAGCCCCCCCTCCTATTCAAATGAAGTCTCTTTAATCAATTAGCTCCTGATTTGCTTTGCTGGAAGGAGGGACGGTGGGGGTCTTCTTCGTCTCCCAACCCCGAGGTTCCCAAACTCCGcttgaggaaggaaggaagcccCCTCCAAATTTTGGTCACCTTGGTCTTGTCCCAACTGATAAATGTTGCAGAactttctcctcctctcgcGCCTCAAGCAGGTAGTAGTCCGTCCCCAAAACCAGAGGCTTAAAAATCACCTTTTAGCGGCACCCGGTTGGCGCAAGCCTTCCCGACTGCAAAAAATCCACGCGTGCCTCCGTGCACTTCACTTTAATGGAGTCATTTTTGTGCTCGGATGGTCTATTTTCGGGGTGGTAGTTTTTTACACGCGAACACGTTGTCATCACACACCGCAAACGGCGAATAAACAAACTTTTCGAGAGGGCCCCGTGCAGCAGCGGGACAGCGGGGAAAGAAACGCCCATCTATTCGCTGATTGGCTGGTGGGATGTTCAGTCACGACGCTGGACCACGCCTCTTTCCCCGCcttcttttgcctttttttcatCCACTTCTCCTGTCGAACAAACACACCAACGATCAGCGGCGACaagttttcatttattgttatttcgTCATCATAATCTCCATCATAATCAccatcttttgttttatttttaagtgggCTAAGTTagtcaaaacaacaacaataataataacaataataaaatatattaaaaatgtcctATTGTAGGCAGGATACGACTGGGTAAATTTTGCATGTGCAGCGTGGTGATATTTAACTCACAATTAAAATCATATTAATCAAAATGTCTGAATCAGCCGCCTGAGAACACACAACTTGGGGGTTGCAATtacattaattaaaaaaaaaaaaaaaaaaatcaaaatatcatTATCGTTACTGTCTAGATCCTTTCAGGAGTGTTTAGGCGTATGGTGGGGCTGAAACAAGACAAACGCAGCCTCTCTCTCCTCGTGCTGATGTTGAAAAATGAAGATAATAACGTTTCGACGGCTGATGCCATTATTTTGCTCTTAATTTTTAAAGAGGAGCTGCGGGGCCAGGATGGATGTGTTCCCTGCTTGTCAGCTATCTTTTAGTTTCGACGAGAGTCTTTACTTATTCATgagttaacaaaaaaaaaaggaaaaagaaaatgaaaggaagAACACCAAAGAATGGGGCTCGCTGTGTCAATTGCACAATTATTAAAAAGCATAATTATAGACAAGCCATTAATTTGTGTGCTTGTGCTATGATGACAAAGTTAACATTGCAAAGGAGTGCACGGGGAGTGTTCTGCAATATTGTAACGTCCCAGGCGGGAAAATCAATGTGCAGTTAATTGATGTGAGTGTTGGTGTGAGATTGTAAACAAGGTGATTTGCAGCCCAGTCCAGCCGAGcagagggggggaggggggcgtgcgtgcgtgttcgtgtgtgcgtgagtctTTTATAATGATCAGGGTACACGAACGCATCAAATTACACAAATGATTCATAcaagaacatttaaaaaggtTAAAGAggtagatggatagatagataaaaatGGATATTCATGTACCTTGGAACAAGTTTCTGCAGTGCAAGccaagttgtttttcttttctagatTACAATCAATAAATCTTGATACATACAATGCATTCAATAGTTGACAAAAACGTGGAAATTCCTTAAATTTGGACTTTGTCTGTTGCTGTGTCTCTAACTGgaaagcctcttttttttctcttctgcgTGATGTTGCATTCAACACGTGGTGGgctgat
The window above is part of the Syngnathus acus chromosome 3, fSynAcu1.2, whole genome shotgun sequence genome. Proteins encoded here:
- the sall1a gene encoding sal-like protein 1a isoform X1 codes for the protein MSRRKQAKPQHFQSDTQLPGAGHNGDTELCFEDPPCKESDAHVCNRCCAEFFELCELEEHQKNCTKNQLVLIVNESPASPAGSFSPGSPSLNPDDQMNDTANNTDQTECGDLSELAALEKDESMDVDVSGMSSGQEEECSQAESGSPSNAASSFSGKATAGPAVGTSAISAPLPQLGNLAELGNFSMINSNVIIENLQSTKVAVAQFSQEARTSGGPRVAVPALMEQLLALQQQQIHQLQLIEQIRHQILHLASQSPEMQVPPTSAPGTMGPAAASPLATLSSHLSQQLAAAAGLAQNLASQSASISSLKQLAAAAQLPQSNPSSSETSQSISTLVPSTGNSQPPEKRPCHVTNTPLAKSTTPSFGIGSLLSSAVNPLLPQPPPGNPMFSSSLPSVGTTVEDLNSLANLVQQRKGKVPNVASFETKSSSEEAFFKHKCRFCGKVFGSDSALQIHLRSHTGERPYKCNICGNRFSTRGNLKVHFQRHKEKYPHIQMNPYPVPEHLDNIPTSTGIPYGMSMPPEKPVTSWLDSKPILPTLTSSVGMLLPPTMPSLPHFIKKEDHSIAITNLPVPSTTSDSGSSEPSAKSTRASEEGEGATLPTSNGKTEEGSHSSGFVTNVSSAAEGATEYTTSNSPPMLTNPLMPLMSDQFKAKFPFGGILDPLHGSETSKLQQLVENIDRKVTDPNECVICHRVLSCQSALKMHYRTHTGERPFKCKICGRAFTTKGNLKTHYSVHRAMPPLRVQHSCPICQKKFTNAVVLQQHIRMHMGGQIPNNPLPENYPESMVSDTGSFDERNFDDLDNFSDDNMEGMEEGPDSSVPDTPRSADASHDSLCDSPVALYAEGRDNPQCMDAEELRELKAMSNGLTEGDCLTNDSSSLGGDVECQSVGSPAVSESTSSMQAPSPAGMPPQPRRSPGLEERHQRAFSMEHSTLLHPHPSNIGALDLTSVNASKDPLGMIFPFRERSIARNTSCDICGKTFACQSALDIHYRSHTKERPFICTACNRGFSTKGNLKQHMLTHQMRDLPSQLFEPSNTSVSSSPTPSLLSVSSLGKPELNGFLQCLHPEAKDHSAPSAVVSVAAAAGMVTSSASTSPVLSAAPPRRTPKQHFCNTCGKCFSSSSALQIHERTHTGEKPFACSICGRAFTTKGNLKVHMGTHMWNSAPARRGRRLSVDGPMAFLGANPVKFPEIFQKDPAAVSRVGAGDPASFWNQYAAAFSSGLAMKANEISVIQGGGLPPMSGAGVGNGGSSPIGGLTGSLDKLHSAEPNAALAGLERMAGTENGAHFRFTRFMEDNKEIVTN
- the sall1a gene encoding sal-like protein 1a isoform X2, encoding MWSSQAAPKKTQWDTELCFEDPPCKESDAHVCNRCCAEFFELCELEEHQKNCTKNQLVLIVNESPASPAGSFSPGSPSLNPDDQMNDTANNTDQTECGDLSELAALEKDESMDVDVSGMSSGQEEECSQAESGSPSNAASSFSGKATAGPAVGTSAISAPLPQLGNLAELGNFSMINSNVIIENLQSTKVAVAQFSQEARTSGGPRVAVPALMEQLLALQQQQIHQLQLIEQIRHQILHLASQSPEMQVPPTSAPGTMGPAAASPLATLSSHLSQQLAAAAGLAQNLASQSASISSLKQLAAAAQLPQSNPSSSETSQSISTLVPSTGNSQPPEKRPCHVTNTPLAKSTTPSFGIGSLLSSAVNPLLPQPPPGNPMFSSSLPSVGTTVEDLNSLANLVQQRKGKVPNVASFETKSSSEEAFFKHKCRFCGKVFGSDSALQIHLRSHTGERPYKCNICGNRFSTRGNLKVHFQRHKEKYPHIQMNPYPVPEHLDNIPTSTGIPYGMSMPPEKPVTSWLDSKPILPTLTSSVGMLLPPTMPSLPHFIKKEDHSIAITNLPVPSTTSDSGSSEPSAKSTRASEEGEGATLPTSNGKTEEGSHSSGFVTNVSSAAEGATEYTTSNSPPMLTNPLMPLMSDQFKAKFPFGGILDPLHGSETSKLQQLVENIDRKVTDPNECVICHRVLSCQSALKMHYRTHTGERPFKCKICGRAFTTKGNLKTHYSVHRAMPPLRVQHSCPICQKKFTNAVVLQQHIRMHMGGQIPNNPLPENYPESMVSDTGSFDERNFDDLDNFSDDNMEGMEEGPDSSVPDTPRSADASHDSLCDSPVALYAEGRDNPQCMDAEELRELKAMSNGLTEGDCLTNDSSSLGGDVECQSVGSPAVSESTSSMQAPSPAGMPPQPRRSPGLEERHQRAFSMEHSTLLHPHPSNIGALDLTSVNASKDPLGMIFPFRERSIARNTSCDICGKTFACQSALDIHYRSHTKERPFICTACNRGFSTKGNLKQHMLTHQMRDLPSQLFEPSNTSVSSSPTPSLLSVSSLGKPELNGFLQCLHPEAKDHSAPSAVVSVAAAAGMVTSSASTSPVLSAAPPRRTPKQHFCNTCGKCFSSSSALQIHERTHTGEKPFACSICGRAFTTKGNLKVHMGTHMWNSAPARRGRRLSVDGPMAFLGANPVKFPEIFQKDPAAVSRVGAGDPASFWNQYAAAFSSGLAMKANEISVIQGGGLPPMSGAGVGNGGSSPIGGLTGSLDKLHSAEPNAALAGLERMAGTENGAHFRFTRFMEDNKEIVTN